GCCTTCCTGGACGCTCTGATCAGGCGGGAAGAGGTAGCGCAACGGTTCCAGCTAGGCTCTCTTCCGAGCAATACCAATCCTCACTTGCCATGATCCGCCTCCAACGCATCCTCTTCCCGACCGACTTCTCCGCCTGTGCCGAGGGCGCGTTCACGCACGCGGCTTACCTCGCCGCGCACTTCGAAGCCGAGCTCCACGTTCTCCACGCCGTCGCGGACGAGTCGGCACCGGCCCGCGACTGGCCGGACGCCTCGGGCACGGGCTCCCTCCAGATCTCGCTCGCCGACGTCTATGAGGATCTCCAGATCCCCCTCCCCCCGCCGCCCGAGGACCACGACTCGCACGACTCCGTCGAGGTGATCGAGACGGAGGTCGTCGGGCGGGCGGTGCCCGAGGTGGTGCTCGGCTACGTCGACGACGAGGACGTCGACCTCGTGGTGATGGGGACGCACGGCCGCCGTGGCCTCCGTCGGATGCTGATGGGGAGCGTGGCCGCCGAGGTCGTCCGCCTCGCACCCTGCCCCGTCTTCACCGTGGGCGGGCGCGAGGCAGGGGAACGGGGCTGGGCCATCCGACGCATCGTGGCTCCGGTGGACTTCTCGGACCACTCCGTGCTCGCCGCGCGTCACGCTGCGGCCCTCGTCCAAGCG
Above is a window of Rhodothermales bacterium DNA encoding:
- a CDS encoding universal stress protein; this encodes MIRLQRILFPTDFSACAEGAFTHAAYLAAHFEAELHVLHAVADESAPARDWPDASGTGSLQISLADVYEDLQIPLPPPPEDHDSHDSVEVIETEVVGRAVPEVVLGYVDDEDVDLVVMGTHGRRGLRRMLMGSVAAEVVRLAPCPVFTVGGREAGERGWAIRRIVAPVDFSDHSVLAARHAAALVQAYDADLTLFHVVDAATVPTGGTPTLGPVRVSANEVQTRSQKTLERLAADLRAEFPAVGDVRAFVGVGRPASDIVDFAEEHDADLVVVGSHGRTGMKRLLMGSVAEQVVRSAPCPVFTVKSFGRTLLPTARSEDVEPAAEA